One genomic region from Granulimonas faecalis encodes:
- a CDS encoding CpsD/CapB family tyrosine-protein kinase — protein MARSTGIDRVQMQNALKRLATNIQFSSVDDPVRTLTVTSSIPNEGKTTISCGLAEAFASAGKRVVVVECDMRRRSVANQLKVYAKHGLYSVLSHQVTLDDAVVETGVAGLYFLDAEPRLPNPVDILQSRRFHALMDDLSRAYDYVIFDTPPISAFVDGAVVGHLTDATLLVVRENFTKRETVQAAVEQLKTAEANVIGTVLNYCEAEENEYYYSYYAKDGKRMRREDVEVARKQTAAPAAAPSMRPVAAGTVTAPRPSAAGPRRIAPETTAEMLGLTHDPRIRAGEE, from the coding sequence ATGGCTCGCTCCACCGGAATCGACCGCGTCCAGATGCAGAACGCCCTCAAGCGTCTGGCCACCAACATCCAGTTCTCCTCCGTGGACGACCCCGTGCGCACCCTCACGGTCACCTCGTCCATCCCCAACGAGGGCAAGACCACCATCTCCTGCGGCCTGGCCGAGGCCTTCGCGTCGGCCGGCAAGCGCGTGGTCGTGGTGGAGTGCGACATGCGCCGCCGCTCGGTGGCCAACCAGCTCAAGGTCTACGCCAAGCACGGCCTCTACTCCGTGCTCTCCCACCAGGTGACCCTGGATGACGCCGTGGTGGAGACGGGCGTCGCCGGCCTCTACTTCCTGGACGCCGAGCCGCGCCTGCCCAACCCCGTGGACATCCTGCAGTCCAGGCGCTTCCACGCCCTCATGGACGACCTCTCCCGTGCCTACGACTACGTGATCTTTGACACCCCGCCCATCTCCGCCTTTGTGGACGGCGCCGTGGTGGGGCACCTCACCGACGCCACGCTCCTGGTGGTGCGCGAGAACTTCACCAAGCGCGAGACCGTGCAGGCCGCGGTGGAGCAGCTCAAGACCGCCGAGGCCAACGTCATCGGCACGGTGCTCAACTACTGCGAGGCCGAGGAGAACGAGTACTACTACAGCTACTACGCCAAGGACGGCAAGCGCATGAGGCGCGAGGACGTGGAGGTGGCCCGCAAGCAGACCGCCGCTCCCGCCGCCGCGCCGTCCATGAGGCCGGTGGCGGCCGGCACCGTGACCGCCCCCAGGCCCTCTGCGGCCGGCCCCCGGCGCATCGCCCCCGAGACCACGGCCGAGATGCTCGGCCTCACCCACGACCCCCGCATCCGTGCGGGCGAGGAGTGA
- the wecB gene encoding non-hydrolyzing UDP-N-acetylglucosamine 2-epimerase: MRKVLLVFGTRPEAIKMCPLVRELQMRPAEFECVVCVTGQHREMLDQVLEAFGVVPDYDLALMRPGQTLSDVTCGVLQGMGSVLDEERPDVVLVHGDTTTSFAAALSCFYQRVPVGHVEAGLRTHDLSSPWPEEFNRQVVDIVSDYWFAPTETSRANLLAEGKPVERVWVTGNTGIDALATTVREGYTHPELEWASGSRLILVTAHRRENLGEPMHHMFRAIRRVMEEHPNTKAIYPIHMNPEVRAAAHAELDGFDRLHIINPLDVLDFHNFMAASDIILTDSGGIQEEAPALGKPVLVMRDTTERPEGVEAGTLKLVGTDEEAVYREFSRLLSDSAEYAAMSKASNPYGDGHASERIADVLQTPSSSADKGR, from the coding sequence ATGAGGAAAGTCCTGCTCGTCTTTGGAACGAGGCCTGAGGCTATCAAGATGTGCCCGCTCGTCAGGGAACTGCAGATGCGTCCCGCCGAGTTTGAGTGCGTTGTGTGTGTCACGGGCCAGCACAGGGAGATGCTCGACCAGGTGCTCGAAGCGTTCGGTGTCGTGCCTGATTACGACTTGGCCCTCATGAGGCCGGGACAGACTCTGTCCGATGTCACCTGTGGTGTTCTTCAGGGCATGGGCTCGGTGCTTGATGAGGAGCGCCCGGACGTGGTTCTCGTGCACGGCGACACTACCACGAGCTTCGCAGCAGCCTTGTCTTGCTTCTATCAACGCGTTCCTGTGGGCCATGTTGAGGCCGGCCTGCGTACCCACGACCTCTCATCGCCTTGGCCGGAGGAGTTCAACCGCCAGGTGGTGGACATCGTGAGCGACTACTGGTTTGCTCCCACAGAGACGAGTAGAGCAAACCTTCTGGCCGAGGGGAAGCCTGTCGAACGCGTCTGGGTCACCGGAAATACCGGCATTGATGCGCTCGCAACCACAGTGAGGGAGGGCTATACGCATCCCGAGCTCGAGTGGGCGAGTGGAAGCCGCCTTATCCTGGTCACGGCGCACCGCCGTGAGAATCTCGGCGAACCTATGCATCATATGTTCCGGGCCATACGTCGAGTCATGGAGGAGCACCCTAATACCAAGGCCATCTACCCGATTCATATGAACCCGGAGGTCCGCGCCGCGGCCCATGCCGAGCTTGACGGCTTCGACCGCCTTCACATCATCAACCCACTGGATGTCCTCGACTTCCATAACTTCATGGCAGCTTCAGACATCATACTCACCGACTCGGGTGGTATTCAGGAGGAGGCACCGGCGCTCGGCAAGCCGGTGCTCGTCATGCGCGATACTACCGAGCGCCCTGAGGGTGTGGAGGCTGGCACGCTCAAGCTCGTGGGCACCGACGAGGAAGCTGTCTATCGTGAGTTCTCTCGCCTGCTCTCGGACAGTGCAGAATATGCGGCTATGAGCAAGGCGAGCAACCCCTACGGCGACGGGCACGCGAGCGAGCGCATCGCTGACGTTCTGCAAACGCCTTCGAGCTCTGCGGACAAGGGGCGGTAA
- a CDS encoding CpsB/CapC family capsule biosynthesis tyrosine phosphatase: MRDIHSHILPGVDDGAPDIKASLEMLEAAKAAGVTSIVCTPHCREPFFDYAAMNEAFRELTAAAPDFPFTMGFEVNHSKLMDLGLEEWAPKLGVSGSNDFLLELSSRCTADDFQDYERTILALQSMGYRVIVAHPERYRAIQEDLSLAQRLIDLGCRLQASADFIDGGRLGREKKPATRLFNQMAYSFVASDAHRPEHYEMLGRIRASGNYRLRPRHMRVPSVA, encoded by the coding sequence ATGAGAGACATCCACAGCCATATTCTGCCGGGCGTGGACGACGGCGCCCCGGACATCAAGGCGTCCCTGGAGATGCTGGAGGCCGCCAAGGCGGCCGGCGTCACCTCCATCGTGTGTACGCCCCACTGCCGCGAGCCGTTCTTTGACTATGCCGCCATGAACGAGGCCTTCCGCGAGCTCACGGCGGCCGCCCCGGACTTCCCGTTCACCATGGGCTTTGAGGTCAACCACTCCAAGCTCATGGACCTGGGGCTCGAGGAGTGGGCGCCCAAGCTGGGCGTCTCCGGCTCCAACGACTTCCTGCTGGAGCTCTCCAGCCGCTGCACGGCGGACGACTTCCAGGACTACGAGCGCACCATCCTCGCGCTGCAGTCCATGGGCTACCGCGTGATCGTGGCGCACCCGGAGCGCTACCGGGCCATCCAGGAGGACCTCTCCCTGGCCCAGCGCCTCATCGACCTGGGCTGTCGCCTCCAGGCCTCCGCGGACTTCATCGACGGCGGGCGCCTGGGCCGCGAGAAGAAGCCCGCCACCAGGCTCTTCAACCAGATGGCCTACTCCTTTGTGGCCAGCGACGCCCACCGGCCGGAGCACTACGAGATGCTCGGGCGCATCCGTGCCAGCGGCAACTACCGCCTCAGACCACGGCACATGCGGGTGCCGAGCGTGGCCTGA
- a CDS encoding glycosyltransferase: protein MAVQTDCSKREQIRVLYFANCNNYHTRKWAAFFAGRGWDVHVASLEEPNKNSVGEINGVTVHWLFNSGNRLGSDLQKLGYLSTFGEARRLIESLNPDIVHAHYASSYGTVCAATCRRPFYLSVWGSDVYDFPRKGPLQRLLLKNALSKASWVMSTSAAMAEETRKYTDKDIYITPFGVDMALFNPSKRVPHDGLLVGTVKALEEKYGISALLEACAFVHDRRPDLGLKVRIAGTGAREAELRNQARRLGMDGYLEWLGFIPQEQAAREWASFDIALVPSKSESFGVSAVEAQASGTPLVISDVPGLMEACDGGNTALVVSRDDSSALAGAIERLADCPALRKSIAKRGLDYVRSVYEIGDCFETIEKIYAAHLE from the coding sequence GTGGCTGTTCAGACTGACTGTTCTAAGAGGGAGCAGATTCGCGTCCTCTACTTCGCCAACTGCAATAACTACCACACTCGTAAGTGGGCAGCTTTTTTTGCTGGCAGGGGCTGGGACGTTCATGTGGCCAGCCTGGAGGAGCCTAACAAGAACAGCGTCGGCGAGATTAACGGTGTCACTGTGCATTGGCTCTTCAACAGCGGCAATCGTCTTGGTAGCGATTTGCAGAAGCTCGGCTATCTCAGCACCTTTGGCGAGGCCCGAAGGCTGATCGAGTCGCTGAACCCAGACATCGTCCACGCTCATTATGCGTCGAGCTACGGCACCGTTTGCGCCGCCACATGCAGGCGCCCCTTCTACCTTTCGGTTTGGGGAAGCGATGTCTACGACTTTCCTCGGAAGGGTCCTCTGCAACGTTTACTTCTTAAGAATGCCCTTTCTAAGGCGTCTTGGGTCATGTCGACGAGCGCGGCCATGGCGGAGGAGACCCGTAAGTACACCGATAAGGACATCTATATCACACCCTTCGGCGTAGACATGGCACTCTTCAACCCCAGCAAGCGGGTGCCTCACGACGGTCTGCTCGTGGGCACAGTAAAGGCGCTAGAGGAAAAGTACGGCATCTCGGCGCTCCTGGAGGCGTGCGCCTTCGTTCACGACCGAAGGCCGGACCTCGGTTTGAAGGTTCGTATAGCTGGCACTGGTGCCCGTGAGGCGGAGCTGAGGAATCAGGCGCGCCGCCTCGGTATGGACGGCTATCTCGAGTGGCTCGGCTTTATTCCGCAGGAACAGGCTGCACGGGAGTGGGCTTCTTTTGACATCGCTCTGGTGCCGAGTAAGAGCGAGAGTTTTGGGGTCTCGGCTGTAGAGGCGCAAGCCTCGGGCACCCCGTTGGTTATCTCGGATGTTCCTGGCTTAATGGAGGCGTGCGACGGCGGAAATACTGCGCTGGTTGTGTCTCGAGATGACTCATCTGCGTTGGCGGGCGCGATTGAGCGTCTCGCTGATTGTCCAGCTCTTAGGAAGTCGATTGCGAAGAGAGGACTTGATTACGTTAGATCGGTCTACGAGATAGGCGACTGTTTCGAAACTATCGAAAAAATCTATGCAGCTCATCTCGAGTAG
- a CDS encoding nucleotide sugar dehydrogenase has protein sequence MVNVIGLGYIGLPTALMMAAHGVEVVGTDYDEGLVATLNAGRTTFKEDGLDDLFAEAVTKGVRFTTEYQKCDTYIVSVPTPYDKVSKKIDPAFVVSACRSVLDVAPVGAVLVIESTVSPNTVDRFVRPLLDETGRQDVSLAHAPERIIPGNMVFELLHNNRTVGADDPAIGKRVAELYSSFCQGEVSVTDIRTAEMTKVVENTFRAVNIAFSNELARICRVGGMDVAEVVRIANKHPRVNILQPGPGVGGHCIPVDPWFLVGDFPETARLTRMALETNASMPEYVLRRAFDVMQEKGIEDVSHVGVYGLTYKEDVDDVRESPTLQMLESMERHLCGSPLRVYDPWIERDVVPNQVHSMEDFLDGLDIVIVMVGHSEVRGRPEAFHGRVLVDPRDVMGDGENVYKL, from the coding sequence ATGGTCAATGTCATAGGTCTCGGATACATAGGACTTCCTACTGCTCTCATGATGGCGGCTCACGGCGTGGAGGTGGTGGGCACTGACTACGACGAAGGTCTCGTCGCAACGCTCAACGCAGGGCGGACTACCTTCAAGGAGGACGGTCTCGACGATCTCTTTGCGGAGGCCGTGACCAAGGGTGTCAGGTTCACCACCGAGTACCAAAAGTGCGACACATACATTGTTTCAGTGCCCACACCCTATGATAAGGTTTCAAAAAAGATTGATCCTGCCTTCGTCGTGTCGGCCTGCCGATCAGTGCTCGACGTCGCTCCGGTGGGTGCGGTGCTCGTGATTGAGTCCACCGTTTCGCCCAACACGGTCGATCGCTTCGTTCGTCCACTCCTCGATGAGACCGGGCGCCAGGATGTGTCCCTGGCCCATGCTCCCGAGCGTATCATCCCGGGGAATATGGTCTTCGAGCTTTTGCACAACAACCGCACCGTCGGTGCGGACGACCCCGCTATTGGAAAACGGGTGGCAGAGCTCTATTCCTCGTTTTGCCAAGGTGAGGTCTCGGTCACCGACATCCGCACGGCGGAGATGACAAAGGTCGTCGAGAACACCTTCCGGGCCGTCAATATTGCTTTCTCCAATGAGCTTGCCAGAATCTGCCGCGTGGGCGGGATGGATGTTGCTGAGGTGGTCCGCATCGCCAACAAACATCCGCGCGTGAACATCCTTCAGCCTGGCCCCGGTGTGGGCGGCCACTGCATCCCGGTGGACCCTTGGTTCCTCGTGGGTGATTTCCCCGAGACCGCCCGGCTCACCCGCATGGCCCTTGAGACTAATGCCTCAATGCCTGAGTACGTGCTCAGGCGGGCGTTCGACGTTATGCAGGAGAAGGGCATCGAAGACGTGTCGCACGTTGGTGTCTATGGACTCACTTACAAGGAGGACGTCGACGACGTCCGTGAGTCTCCGACGCTTCAGATGCTCGAATCGATGGAGAGGCATCTCTGCGGTTCTCCACTGCGAGTCTACGACCCGTGGATTGAGCGAGATGTGGTGCCCAACCAGGTGCACTCCATGGAGGATTTCCTTGACGGGCTCGACATTGTGATCGTCATGGTCGGCCACTCCGAGGTGCGTGGAAGGCCCGAGGCCTTCCACGGTCGTGTTCTTGTGGACCCACGTGACGTAATGGGCGATGGGGAGAACGTCTACAAGCTCTAG
- a CDS encoding glycosyltransferase family 2 protein has product MCNKVAICILNYNGSKDTIDCIRSIKKYECCLEFQILIYDNNSISDDLETLRDALACEFFSFFEINPDSIDDDELVRASDSSCILFSGTENLGFAKANNWLMRFALNEGFDHVVLLNNDTELVDDSISKLLKAYSDPTVQCDYATTDIRFYSDPEKSWNAGGSIFFGTRRYYRETDVLRFQKRGELFPRVEFITGCFLLLDRRAIKKLGFLSEDFFFGEEDYEFALRAKEKGAVGRVLLSTHILHKVGATASRSSANRILSRDYVHRLNRVIDMKHYYRPLRWKLWLAITSVYYFVDSIKRLGLGRKEATAYVGNIVRLGSVLNRVSKDTFERLITMDRQALVTCFDDETLDLFANLPSCPVVDK; this is encoded by the coding sequence GTGTGTAATAAAGTTGCGATCTGCATTTTGAATTACAACGGGTCAAAAGATACGATAGATTGCATTCGCTCCATCAAGAAGTACGAGTGTTGTCTTGAATTTCAGATTCTCATTTACGATAATAACTCTATTTCAGATGATTTAGAAACGCTTCGTGACGCCTTGGCTTGCGAGTTCTTTTCCTTTTTTGAAATCAATCCTGATTCTATAGATGATGATGAGCTAGTAAGAGCATCAGATAGCTCCTGCATATTATTCTCTGGTACAGAGAACCTGGGTTTTGCTAAAGCGAATAATTGGCTAATGCGGTTTGCCTTGAATGAAGGTTTCGATCATGTTGTGCTTCTGAACAACGATACAGAGCTTGTGGACGATTCCATTTCGAAGCTGCTTAAAGCCTATAGCGATCCGACTGTTCAGTGCGATTACGCAACAACGGATATCCGTTTTTACTCTGATCCGGAAAAGAGTTGGAATGCAGGCGGGTCAATCTTTTTTGGAACGAGACGGTATTATAGGGAAACAGATGTCCTGAGATTTCAAAAGCGGGGAGAGCTATTCCCTCGTGTGGAGTTCATCACTGGTTGCTTTCTCCTCTTAGACAGGAGAGCCATAAAAAAATTGGGGTTCCTTTCCGAAGACTTTTTCTTTGGGGAAGAAGACTATGAATTTGCACTTCGCGCAAAGGAGAAGGGTGCTGTAGGCCGGGTGCTCCTTAGCACCCATATTCTTCATAAGGTTGGGGCCACTGCTTCACGTTCGAGTGCTAATCGTATCTTATCTCGTGATTATGTTCATAGGCTCAACCGAGTTATCGATATGAAGCATTATTATCGACCCTTGAGGTGGAAGCTTTGGCTTGCCATCACTTCTGTCTATTACTTCGTTGACTCCATAAAACGGCTTGGTCTTGGCAGAAAAGAGGCCACCGCATATGTCGGTAACATTGTCAGATTAGGCTCCGTTCTAAATAGAGTTAGCAAGGACACCTTTGAGCGGTTGATAACTATGGACAGGCAAGCTCTTGTTACCTGCTTTGACGATGAGACGCTAGACCTCTTCGCGAATTTGCCAAGTTGCCCTGTAGTGGATAAATAA
- a CDS encoding sugar transferase: MPANSIQAACDSYAANLMPGTPEFAELSKSLDTRSMGYRFFRRTFDIVFSGVVIAVGVIPCTLLAVAIALDTKGSPIYTQKRAGRFGRPFRIFKFRTMVADADDVEKHLSSEQLAEWRRERKVTNDPRITRLGRLLRKTSVDELPQFINVLIGQISVVGPRPVSFDELDHFGADAALLLSVPGGITGLWQVTTRNNATFESGERQEIELDYVREASPRLDLRCIAGTLGAMFGRRSGR; the protein is encoded by the coding sequence ATGCCTGCGAACTCGATTCAGGCGGCATGCGACAGCTACGCAGCCAATCTGATGCCTGGGACCCCAGAGTTCGCAGAGCTCAGCAAGAGTCTCGATACGCGTTCGATGGGCTATCGCTTCTTCAGGCGAACGTTCGACATCGTGTTCAGTGGTGTCGTTATCGCGGTAGGTGTCATCCCTTGCACACTGCTCGCTGTGGCCATAGCGCTCGATACCAAAGGGTCGCCCATTTACACCCAAAAGCGTGCCGGTAGGTTTGGCAGACCATTTCGAATCTTCAAGTTCCGCACCATGGTTGCCGATGCAGACGACGTTGAGAAGCATCTATCTTCCGAACAGCTTGCAGAGTGGCGTAGGGAGCGAAAAGTCACCAATGACCCGCGAATTACGCGGCTGGGTCGTCTTCTGCGAAAGACTTCTGTCGACGAGCTCCCCCAGTTTATCAATGTACTGATTGGTCAGATTTCTGTGGTTGGACCGAGGCCCGTCTCTTTTGACGAGCTGGATCACTTTGGCGCCGATGCGGCCCTTCTGCTGAGTGTTCCTGGGGGCATCACGGGGCTGTGGCAGGTGACCACAAGAAACAACGCAACGTTTGAGAGCGGTGAACGCCAGGAAATCGAGTTGGATTACGTGCGTGAGGCTTCTCCCCGGCTGGATTTGCGATGCATCGCAGGAACTCTTGGTGCCATGTTCGGTCGAAGGAGCGGGCGATGA
- a CDS encoding glycosyltransferase family 4 protein → MSENIRSESSNSEMTDRRLKIIYFTQFYSPEPIAAAFRATEHAELWAAEDNDVTVFTSWPNYPTGRLFDGYEIERLGEEEVGGVRVLRSGSSLRPNTSLLKRVHSGLSLIVNGLRNLRRHSSVGSDYDVCLVTCGTVFFAWLGVHWARRNGIPFVVEFRDLTWRQLMATGFSEDDFKVRAVRRLELSLCEGAARVVVLTEGFRRDLVAEGVPASSIEVVPNGADIVDCHHSFRSPLRLGYFGTIGLSQDVPRTLRYASALAAERLVASYTVVGNGAARDEAVSASSSCPDGLVTFLGGMPKDDLESLYASVDMTVVSLRKDSAFEGTVPSKIFQSLARGVPVLYIGPKGDAAEIVKASGGGVALCGDEEADLSDLKAFVSQHDILDVLAKMSASAVSYMGAYYTRAIMANRLLAVLKGVADQNKENKS, encoded by the coding sequence ATGAGTGAAAATATAAGATCTGAATCAAGTAATAGCGAAATGACAGATCGAAGACTCAAAATTATATATTTTACTCAGTTTTATAGCCCTGAGCCCATCGCCGCCGCTTTCCGCGCCACTGAGCACGCCGAGCTTTGGGCTGCAGAGGACAACGACGTCACGGTCTTCACCAGCTGGCCGAATTATCCAACGGGCAGGCTCTTCGACGGTTACGAGATTGAGCGACTTGGAGAGGAGGAGGTTGGCGGCGTACGTGTCCTCCGGTCTGGCTCTTCATTGCGTCCGAACACATCGCTCCTTAAGCGTGTCCACAGTGGCCTCAGCCTCATAGTGAACGGCCTTCGCAACCTTAGGCGCCACTCGTCGGTGGGCTCGGACTACGATGTGTGTCTCGTGACGTGTGGGACGGTGTTCTTTGCTTGGCTCGGTGTTCATTGGGCCCGCAGGAACGGTATTCCCTTCGTCGTTGAGTTCCGCGACCTCACTTGGCGCCAGCTCATGGCGACTGGATTCTCAGAGGACGACTTCAAGGTGCGGGCTGTGCGCCGACTCGAGCTTTCCCTTTGCGAAGGGGCTGCGAGGGTAGTGGTCCTCACCGAGGGGTTCAGGCGGGATCTCGTGGCAGAAGGGGTGCCGGCCTCTTCTATCGAGGTGGTGCCGAACGGGGCCGACATCGTGGACTGCCACCACAGTTTTCGGTCGCCTCTCCGTCTCGGCTATTTCGGGACCATTGGGCTTTCCCAGGATGTGCCGCGGACGCTCCGCTATGCCTCGGCTCTCGCGGCTGAGCGGCTTGTCGCTTCCTACACGGTGGTGGGTAATGGCGCCGCAAGGGACGAAGCGGTCTCCGCCTCCTCCTCCTGTCCGGACGGGCTCGTGACATTTCTCGGCGGTATGCCGAAGGATGACCTTGAGTCTCTTTACGCCTCGGTGGATATGACCGTCGTCTCCCTCAGGAAGGATTCGGCCTTCGAGGGGACTGTCCCCTCCAAAATCTTCCAGTCTCTCGCTCGAGGTGTCCCGGTCCTCTACATCGGCCCGAAGGGCGATGCGGCCGAGATTGTGAAAGCAAGCGGGGGAGGGGTCGCGCTCTGTGGTGACGAGGAGGCGGACCTCTCTGACCTCAAGGCCTTTGTCTCGCAGCACGACATCCTCGATGTCCTCGCAAAAATGAGCGCTTCGGCCGTCTCCTACATGGGGGCGTATTACACCCGGGCCATTATGGCCAATCGCCTGCTTGCGGTCTTGAAGGGTGTTGCTGACCAAAACAAGGAAAACAAATCGTGA
- a CDS encoding lipopolysaccharide biosynthesis protein, translated as MNYRSLARNAGAAFLAQGVAMLLSIVQTLLVPKLLGIEEYGYWQLFLFYTSYVGFAHLGLNDGVYLVKGGQRRGDVDKRSVASQFAVGITFQLILAFIIISVAIAGGFGRDREFVVSCTGIFLVVQNSAYFLMYLLQAMNETKRSSFSTIVGRLAFLVPLISLLVIRCDSYKPFVIAYMLSSVVQLAYCAWFCRDFFGSGLEPLPVAVRQAVVSVRVGSRLMLANIASQLILGIARFASDVVWGIEAFGEFSFAISMVNFFLAFVSQASMVLFPALRQASPGEVQGFFRNSRDILSLVFPVVYALYFPMVSLLSLWLPRYATSFFYFIYLIPICVFDSKMNICCTTFFKVIREEKKLLLVNVFTCIFSGAVALVGIFVFDSIDVVISGAVISIILRSLWSENYLEKRLEAPSLHGVEAGELLLTCIFITSAVLLPGYLAFIVYLSAYAVYLFLFKERLIRVVGKLLNVISGDI; from the coding sequence ATGAACTATCGATCTCTTGCCAGGAATGCCGGTGCAGCCTTTTTGGCTCAAGGTGTGGCAATGCTGCTTAGTATTGTTCAAACTCTTCTTGTCCCCAAGCTGCTTGGGATTGAAGAGTACGGCTACTGGCAATTGTTCTTGTTTTACACATCGTACGTAGGCTTCGCTCACCTAGGTCTTAACGATGGTGTCTATCTTGTCAAGGGAGGACAGAGGCGTGGTGATGTTGATAAACGCTCTGTCGCTTCACAATTTGCAGTAGGCATTACTTTCCAGCTCATTTTAGCCTTTATTATTATTTCAGTCGCGATTGCTGGGGGCTTTGGGAGAGACCGTGAGTTCGTTGTCTCCTGTACCGGTATTTTTCTGGTTGTTCAGAACAGCGCCTACTTCTTGATGTACCTCCTGCAAGCTATGAACGAGACAAAGAGGTCGTCATTTTCAACCATTGTGGGGCGTTTGGCCTTCCTGGTACCGCTAATCTCCCTTTTGGTAATTCGGTGCGATTCGTACAAACCCTTTGTAATTGCATATATGTTGTCAAGCGTTGTGCAGCTTGCGTATTGTGCATGGTTTTGTAGGGATTTCTTTGGGTCTGGTCTGGAGCCTTTGCCTGTCGCTGTTCGCCAGGCTGTTGTATCGGTTCGTGTTGGCAGCAGGCTTATGCTGGCCAACATCGCCAGTCAGCTAATTCTTGGTATTGCGCGTTTTGCATCCGATGTTGTTTGGGGAATTGAGGCGTTCGGTGAGTTCTCATTTGCAATATCTATGGTCAATTTCTTCTTGGCTTTTGTAAGCCAGGCATCAATGGTGCTATTTCCTGCGCTCCGCCAGGCAAGTCCCGGAGAGGTGCAGGGTTTTTTCCGCAATTCCAGAGATATTCTGTCTCTTGTATTCCCGGTGGTTTACGCGCTCTATTTCCCAATGGTGTCCTTACTTTCACTGTGGTTGCCTCGATATGCCACGAGTTTCTTTTACTTTATTTACCTAATTCCAATTTGCGTTTTCGATAGTAAAATGAATATATGTTGTACTACTTTTTTTAAAGTGATCAGGGAAGAGAAGAAACTTCTGCTAGTGAATGTGTTTACTTGCATATTTAGCGGTGCAGTTGCCTTGGTCGGCATTTTTGTTTTTGACAGCATCGATGTGGTCATCTCTGGAGCAGTCATTTCTATAATTTTGCGTAGCCTATGGTCTGAGAACTACCTTGAAAAACGGTTGGAAGCACCCTCGCTGCATGGTGTGGAGGCGGGAGAACTGCTTCTTACTTGTATTTTTATTACGTCTGCCGTTTTATTGCCAGGTTATCTGGCTTTTATTGTTTATCTGTCTGCTTATGCAGTTTATCTATTCCTTTTCAAGGAGCGACTTATCAGGGTGGTTGGTAAGTTGCTCAATGTGATATCAGGGGACATCTGA
- a CDS encoding YveK family protein, which translates to MTLLELFALLKKHLRLVIALPVVCALVCAVVSYGFLPNTYTATTSMYVLAKTGDGTSNTLNSDLTASQQLTNDVSTLLKSSRVETQTAGALGLKDLSDYKIDVTSSTTSRVISLSVTGTDPAQTAEVANGLAQQVSAIAQEVMNVDSVNVVDQAQTPESPSGPRRPLYVAVAFLAGLFLAVAFVVVEDMVNTRVRSQEELEELVGLPVMGRIPAMKEAR; encoded by the coding sequence ATGACCCTCCTGGAACTGTTCGCACTCCTCAAGAAGCACCTGAGGCTGGTCATAGCGCTGCCGGTGGTGTGCGCGCTCGTGTGCGCGGTGGTGAGCTACGGCTTCCTGCCCAACACCTACACGGCCACCACCTCCATGTACGTGCTCGCCAAGACCGGCGACGGCACCTCCAACACCCTCAACAGCGACCTCACGGCCTCGCAGCAGCTCACCAACGACGTCTCCACGCTGCTCAAGAGCTCCCGCGTGGAGACTCAGACGGCCGGCGCCCTGGGCCTCAAGGACCTCTCCGACTACAAGATCGACGTCACCAGCAGCACCACCAGCCGCGTCATCTCCCTCTCGGTCACCGGCACGGACCCCGCCCAGACGGCGGAGGTCGCCAACGGGCTGGCCCAGCAGGTCTCGGCCATCGCCCAGGAGGTCATGAACGTGGACTCCGTGAACGTGGTGGACCAGGCCCAGACCCCCGAGAGCCCGTCCGGCCCCAGGCGCCCGCTCTACGTGGCCGTCGCGTTCCTCGCCGGCCTCTTCCTCGCCGTGGCGTTTGTCGTGGTGGAGGACATGGTCAACACCCGGGTGCGCAGCCAGGAGGAGCTCGAGGAGCTCGTAGGCCTGCCCGTCATGGGCCGCATCCCCGCCATGAAGGAGGCCCGCTGA
- the loaP gene encoding antiterminator LoaP: MPRDHTRTYVLQTMAGRERKLKEAVERGVSGVGECYICEREVAEKRDGRWVRAVKRLLPGYVFVRTDDPDTLAAGLRGLPGFSRLLGVSGERFLPLTPGEEAWLGALANPDTHVVELSQGVIEGDRVRVSAGPLKGLESAIRKVDRHKRTAWIEVSLMGRTKLVKVGMEIVRKQG; encoded by the coding sequence GTGCCCAGGGACCACACCCGCACCTACGTGCTGCAGACCATGGCAGGCCGGGAGCGAAAGCTCAAGGAGGCCGTGGAGCGCGGCGTGAGCGGGGTGGGGGAGTGCTACATCTGCGAGCGCGAGGTGGCCGAGAAGCGCGACGGCCGGTGGGTGAGGGCCGTGAAACGGCTGCTGCCCGGCTATGTGTTCGTGCGGACGGACGACCCGGACACCCTCGCGGCCGGGCTTCGCGGGCTTCCTGGTTTCTCGAGGCTCCTGGGCGTCTCGGGCGAGCGGTTCTTGCCGCTGACGCCGGGCGAGGAGGCCTGGCTGGGGGCACTGGCGAACCCGGATACCCACGTGGTGGAGCTTAGCCAGGGCGTCATCGAGGGGGACCGCGTGCGTGTGAGTGCGGGGCCGTTGAAGGGTTTGGAGAGCGCGATCCGCAAGGTGGACCGCCACAAGCGGACGGCTTGGATCGAGGTGTCCCTCATGGGGCGCACCAAGCTGGTGAAGGTTGGGATGGAGATTGTCAGAAAACAGGGTTGA